DNA sequence from the Anaerolineales bacterium genome:
CCAGATATGGATGGTTTCATTGCCGAAGGCGGCGGCCAATAGCCGCGCGTCCTTGGAAAGATCCATGGCGAAAAACCTGGATTTTTCTTGAAGGAGATCGCGGGCGCTCATCTCTTCACCGATTTCCCACATGGTTACCGTATGTCCTCTGATCCCGGCGGCAATAATTTTCCCTTCCGGCGTGTAGGCTACGGTTTTCATTTCCGATCCGGTATCGACCCGGCGAATTTCTTCATCCGTTGCGGCATCGCCATTGTATATGCCCGTGGTGGTGGTAACCGCGTATGTCTTCCCATCCGCGCTGAAGGCGGCGTCGGTGGGGATCCCCTTTCCCCATCGGGCGAGTTCCTCCAATTGACCGGCGTTGTCCGGCAGGATGATTCTGTCCGAGACGCCGATCGGCGTTCCTTCCAAGGCCGGTTCCTTCGGAGACGGAGTAATTGACGGGGTGGAGGTGTTGGACGGAGTCCAGGTCGCGGACAGCGTGTACGTCTGCGATGGGGTTCTCGACGCAGTGTTGCTTGCGGACGGTAGAAACCCGTGGGTTTGCGTCGGAGGAGTGGTCATTTTCTCCGGGATGGCAACACATCCGTACACACCTACGAAAAAGATCATGAACCGTAAAAACCGTTTTTTTCGCATCGGGCTCCATTCTCGATTCAGGGATTGCCCGGAAATCCTATGCCTGCGTCCTCCGCCACCGGTCGGTTTTTCCATCACCGGCGGATGAATGAGACTCCCCAGAGGATGACGGCTCCCGAATGGACCCCGGAAGCGATGAGTTTTCCATCCGGCGAAAAAACGACTTCCGTAAACTTATCGCCTTCGGCAATCAAACGCCCCGCTTCCAGCGCCGGATCCACGTCCCATAACTGGATCATGGGTTTGTGTCCATCCTCACCGGACCATGCTCTTGGAGAGGTGGCAAGCAATCGGCCATCCGGGGAGAATTGAATGTTGGACAGCCATCCGTCCTCATAAGCGGGAAAGCCCACAAGGATTTTTCCGGTTTGTACGGAAAAGAGGATGTAATCTTGATTGATTTGCGCGGCGAGGAGCTTGCCATCCGGCGAGTATGCGATCTCCTCGATGGAGGAGATATCGGCATCCAATAAAGTGCGCAACCCGCCGGTTGCCAAATCCATGATTTGGATTCTTTTGGTTATCACATCGTCCCCGCCGGGCGCCTCGTAGAGACACACATCATACGCAACGGCAAGGTGCTTCCCATCCGGCGAAAATGCGAGGCTATCCACCCAAAAACCCATGCCGCCTATTGTTTTTACCACGCTCCCGGATGCCAATTCCCATATCGTAATATTGCCGGAATGATCCCCCGCGGCAAACCGCTCTCTATCCCAGGAAAAAGCCGAACTGCGCAAATACATTTCTTGCTCGATTATTTTCTCCACTTGAAAATCCGGCGCCTCTTTCCACAGGGTCACGGACTCCAAATTCGACGAGAGGGCGATCACCTCCCCGTCACGTGAAAAGGATGTCTCGTCCACCTCGGTGCCCTCGAGAATCCTCCGGCTTGAGCCGAATTCTCCCGGATCCCCAAATATGGTCCGCAGGTCAACCCCATCGGCCGTGGCAACCGCAAGTTTGGTTCCATCCAAACTGAATTCCACATCGAACACTTCGTCGGTTTGCCAACGGACGAGTTCGGTGATCCGGTCGACGTTTTCCGGTCCCAGGACTTCGGAGGGGAGCAGGATTGGAGCGCCTGTCCGGGTGATGACATCCAGCGTCGGGGACGCAGAAGCGGCCGGGGATTCTGTATGCGAAGGAACCCGAGTCCAGGTTCCGGAAGGGATTGGCGTTTCTGTTCCGGTTTTTGATGCTGGAGGTGAGAAAGCGGCTGTGTCCAGGGAATCCCCCGCCGAGATTCCTATGACAGGGCAGCATCCCTCCTGAAGGAAAACGATTATCAGGATGCCAACCGACAGAACGTTCTTCAATCCATTCATCATCATCCGCTTGTGCCGCATCGATCCGAATCGTCTATAAAGGGCTAAGGCGCATGGGAGCCATGCATTTCCTGTATATTACTCTACGGGTATTGCAGATTTGTTGCAGCGATATGCCAATTTTGCAACAGGGATTCTTCATGGAAATACCTTGTCCAATAGGCACGATGGTCGCACATATTTCCAAGGATATTGGAAAAAAGGCGTTGCAGGTGGTTGAGCAGCCCCGATGAAGCATCTGGGCGTATCGAACCCGCCGGGAATATCGCTGTCTCGATACGCCCGCACAAAATGCGGGCTACTCGACCGGCTTTTTCAACACTCTGTTAACGAGAAACCTTGTTTCCAAAGGTCCTGGAGACTGTTAATTGACCGAGGTTTTCCAGGAGACCGCCTCAGTCTTTTTATACAAGCCCCTCCATCAGCCGCACCACCATCTTTCCTTCTTCCAGCCGCACCTCGCGGATGACCTGGGGAATGGCCGGGAGGAGGATCTCCCGAGCGCCCCCCTGCACCACGTAGACGTCATTGGCGCCGGTCTTGAGGATCTCCTTGACGCGGCCGAGCGGCTCGCCCTGTTCGGTGAATACCTCCAGCCCCTCCAGCTGATGCAGGTAATATTCGCCTTCCGGAAGGGGCGGCAGATCCTCCAACCGGAGGTGGATCACCTCGCCGCGCAGGCCTTCCGCTTGGTTGCGGTCGCGGACGCCCTTCAATCGCAACACCGCATCGCGCCCGTGGCGGCGGAGTGATTCCACCTCCACCGCGCGCCGCGCGCCCCCCAGGTAAAGCCGTCCGCTATCCGCCCAGCTTCCGGGCGCGCCGGGCAGGATATCCAGCACCAACTCCCCGCGCACGCCGAACGGCCTCCGGATCCGGGCGACGGCCAAAAAAGAAGGCCCGCTCCCATTAGGGGACGGGCCTGGGGCTGCTTGGTTTAAAATCTGAATTCTTCCAGGAACCATCGCTGCTCTCTCCCTCATCCCCAACCCTTCTCCCAGCATAAGCTGGGAGAAGGGAAGCCGGTGATCTTCCGGCGGGATGAGGGACGTTTTACACGATGTCGAACGTGACTCGATGGCCTTCTTGTGCGGCGGCG
Encoded proteins:
- the rimM gene encoding 16S rRNA processing protein RimM, with translation MAVARIRRPFGVRGELVLDILPGAPGSWADSGRLYLGGARRAVEVESLRRHGRDAVLRLKGVRDRNQAEGLRGEVIHLRLEDLPPLPEGEYYLHQLEGLEVFTEQGEPLGRVKEILKTGANDVYVVQGGAREILLPAIPQVIREVRLEEGKMVVRLMEGLV